The following is a genomic window from Pygocentrus nattereri isolate fPygNat1 chromosome 8, fPygNat1.pri, whole genome shotgun sequence.
TCGGAATAAAGAGACAagtcactggctgtgtttacacacaAAGACGtctgccaatccgattgaatacttTCCGATTATatattaagactgaggtgtttatgctcactctactcaacaagcTGATGCAGTATAATTCGATCCAAAACGACACGTATGCGTAGAGAACCACGTCACGTTGACGTTACAATGACAgtgagcatcacgtgaggtccagtcagagtgagatgagcagcagtgagcagtgattgcgTTTTTAATCGCTTTAAActgactcaggaaaacgtccttcacacgtccttattaaagaaggccgagaggaagacgtcgtgctctgagacacaagctggacgtccgtcctgccgccgtcttttaaagatcagagcatgaacttcgtctcctctgcagaccagtttctgctccgccgtgtcgaACGATATAAACTCACTATGacgtgacgcacatgcagaacggacttaaactttccaatagggaatgtaatcggatacaggtgtTTATGTGGATATTATCATTCTATTTAATTTAACAAGCAACTCACTAtttgataaacaaaaaacatgcagtaaacaaaaacaaaaatatgcaaGAGCCTTTATACTGATTACATTATTAATCAAATAATTTACTGATTATTTGGATGATTAATAAGTCAATGCTGGAAaaggctaaaatataaaaacagacTTTAGCCTAAAGATTCACAAATACCTAGGAAAGACTTTTAAAAGACTATAttctataaaaatataaaaaaggtgTCCAGTAGGTTGTTTCTTACTGCAGGAGAGACCAATATGAGAATTCAGAATATCATAAAAACTGCCAACTACTTTTGGCTGCTTCACCGAGATAAATGtgtatctctcgctctctctcgtgcacacacacacacacacacacacacacacacacacaataactgAGTAATTTTAACAGCCCTTGAAAAGATATAGATTATGTATATTATGATGGAAATGTTACACTCACCAGTGAAGTTGAGGACCTCAGACCACTGTTTGCAGATATAAACTCTGATATCAGATCCTCCAACAGCCAGGTAAGTTCCACTCTGGTCGAACACCAGAGACTTCACCTGCAGATAAAGGAGATCGAGATCAATATTAAGCCATACAAACTACAACTAGACCAAAATCATATTCATTACAATACATATGATTACAAAAATACACCAGACTCAGTTAAGTCAAGTGTGCAAAAACACAGTAAATGCACATAACATGaacaaaatgaccaaaaatacaAGATAACTCACCTCATAATTATTGTCCAAAGTGATCGTCTTAAAGTTCTTCAGCTTTCTCAAATCCCACAGCTTCAGAGAGCTATCCTGAGCACCTACAACACAAGGGGTGTGATTCggacacaaaataaaataaaataaagaaacaaaagaaagaaaacccaCACATTATTTACCGGTGGCCAGGTAGTATCCGTTCTCAGAGAACGCGATGGCAGTGACGGGGCCGGAGTGGCCAGGGAAGTTAGCCACATTGGTTCTCTCCTTCAGATCCCAGATCTTAATCTGAGAGTCCGCTGTACCGGTGCCGAAAATCAGTCCATCAGGATGGAACTGAGCACAGGTCAGTGCTGTAGCCAGAGTGAAggaaaaaagttaaaagttaCACATATTAGCCGGCAAGCTGAAGTGAGGACGTAGTAAAGTTCTCGAGAGTATTAAACTGGAAGAGACAGAACTACGTACCACATCCTGCTGTCTCATCAGTGACTTTGGTAAGGACGCGGCCGGTTTGGACATCAGAAAAGGCCCAGTACTAGACAATAaacattaaacaataaaaacaaacaataaaaattatttCAGCTCATTAACTAAGCAGAATTCTAAATGTAAATAGCTAAACTTCTTCTGTATATTAAATGATCTCTTAGGACCAGCTAAGTGGCCAAATTAACAGGACTGTTTGTGTGGTCTGTGTGTAGTGGTTACCTGGTCCTCGGAAGAACTCAGCAGATAATCTCCAGTAGCATGGAGGGACAGGCCAGTAACTCCCGCCTCATGAGCTCTAACCACCTGAACGCAGTTGCCCGCTGAGATGGACCAAACACGGATAGTGCTGTCCGGGGATGCCGAAAACACCACAGACTGCAAGGAGGTGAGACAAACAGATTAGCGAAAGGCACGTAAGATCTGGCCGTTCCTTTCATATACATCTCTAACGTCTGCCTTGAAATCAAATCGGACTACCTCGGACTGCGACTGACAACACAACTGGAGGCCATCGGCCGActgcagcatttttatttttcacttgaAACGTTAAAACATCCCCGTCTCTGCCATTCAGCTAAAGGGGTTGACCGTAGCATGTTTttcacctgttcaattgcttgttaacacaaatagctaatcagccaatcacacggccgcaactcactgcatttaggcgtgtagaggtggtcaagacaacttgctgaagtgcagaccgagcatcagaacggggaagaaagggggtttaaggggctttgaacgtggcgtggttgttggtgccagacgggctggtctgagtatttcagaaactgctgatctgctggcattttcacgcacaaccatctctagggtttacagagaacggtccgaaaaagaggaaacatccagtgagcggtcagttgtgtggatgaaaatgccttgttgatgtgagaggtcagaggagaatgggcagactggttccagatgatagaaaggcaacaggaactcaaataaccaaccaacatctctgaggaacgtttccaacaccttgttgaaagtgtgggacgaagaattaaggcagttctgaaggcaaaagggggtccagccttttactagcaacctAATAacgtacctaataaagtggccggtgagtgtattgtgttgtgtgcCCTTATTTGTTGCATAGCACTAAAGGTTATGACAAAAATACCTTAGGAAGAATTTCAACTGCTTTACCGCTTACCTGGGACGGGTGGTATATGACAGAGGTGACCTTCTTTGTGTGGCCTTTGAGTGTGGCCACAATCTGCTCATCTCGACGATCAAACACCACCACATTCTTATCTGCCCCACCTAAACAGAAGGAGAGCCAGTGAGAATTAATGTAGATTCATAGTCATACACAATTTACAATAAAGCATTCTTTTATAGGATGACTTATTAATGTGTCAGTCACATCTTACTTTGAAATGATTAATAACTAAGACAGAGCCCCTCGTTTCCTCCTCACACTGCAACTGCACAGCTTCAGCACTAGGCATCACATTCTGTGCTGAATCTGCTTCACACTTTCTTTTCAAGAGAAATGCCTCCCGAGTGGCGCCTTAAAGTTTGTAAAGTACGTTTTACAAACCGAGCGGCTCATTTCACCGTCGTTAAGCTCGAACCATGGAAATATTCTGAGCCAGTTAGTCTGAAACTGCTGCTTCACCTCACTAACGTTACGGTCACCTGACTGAGGACCCGGAGGGTTAATATTGTTAACGCTGATTATTAAACATCACTGTAAACGTCTGTAGGAATTTCCTGCGTTATAAGTCTAAGATTTGCGGAAATCTATGAAATTATGCACAATTCccacaatcacacacaaaccGAGGCCCTGTAAGAAATGAACTACTCATGTAATTTTTCGGGGCAGACGTAAAGGGAACCaaccttgtgaccagaaggttgccggttcgatcccctgtgccaacagtacatgactaagtaattgcccttgagcaagacatctaacccccaactgctccccgagcactgtggatagggctgcccaccaccctgggtaagtgtgctcactgccccctagtgtgtgtcttcactagtaagtatgtgggtgtttcactgcacagatggggtAAATGTGGAGGTTAATTTCCCCGTAGTGGGATTACTAAAGGGTaacttattacttattatttaattttcgcatgtgtttatttgtacCTGTGAGCACTTTGTTGGTGTCTGACGGGCAGAGATCCAGAGCAAGGATTCCAGGTACGCTGGCGCTGTGAAGACCCTGAACAGAAGAGAATCAGGATCAACATTAATTAATTACCCAGAGTTGCAATACAGCGTTATGCATTTACGATCTGTCggtcacacccacacacacagaaaaatgcCAGACTGACTCACAGCATGAGAGGCCACTTGGCGGTACTTGCTGAGATCCTCGGCTCTAACCAGCTCTTCTGGCACCGTTTTTCCCCTCTgtgaaacaaaacagacagatgCCAGGCCTGCGTTTGCATTTGAAGCAGCATGTTTAAATAGCACAAGCTGATTTGATCATGTTTACAAGCTAGTACTTTAttaccttctttctctctgtggtcAGGACAGTGGCCTTGTCTTGCAGCTGGAAAAGAAGGGAAAAGGTCACATTTACATCTGTGGACAACATAAAGCAACCAACGTCATATAACGGCAACTGATCATGCAGAATCCAGCGGAAACTGTGGTTAAGGGTGCCAATacggcaaaaatataacatgatACTTGAAAACATCAACAATACAAAATATGGATCATAACGAAtgccatgtttaaaaatatagaatataacCAGAATAGAAATCAGAAACTATGAACACAGTGATTAATTAAAAGTTCTACACTGCAGTgctaaataaattaaaaggggtaattaagttaagtgatgcttttttaactcccacaaacggggaaattccacctcggCATTTAACCCCTtccctgaagtgaaacaccacatacacactagtgaataaacacacactagggggcagtgagcacacttgcccggagcggtgggcagccctatccacagcgcccggggagcagttgggggttaggtgtcttgctcaaggacacctcagtcatggactgtcggctctggggatcgaaccggcgaccttccggtcacagggccagatccctaacctccagcccacgactgccgcATTATAGggtctttttaatgaaatatgctGTTGGTCAGTGATGCGATGACCATATTCACAATgggctaaaataaataaataaaacgtaaATTTCATCACAATTACTACATAATTGTCTAATcagttattttatattacagCAATAATTTCTCTGAGTTGTTAAGATTTCACAGTGGTACTAGGCTGCAAGCAAGTAAAATTAGTTGGGTGTGTGGgcttgaggtaaatgaatggaAGCAGTAAATTCATTCATTACATCATCATTGGGCATTCAAAACCTTTTACTCTACACACACGTCTGTAACTGCTGACAAAGGCACAGCAGCCAACACTAAACACTGTACTGATGTCACGCCAAGTAAACACTTGGCTAATTAGCAAATACGCCTCGTTTTATACTTGTACTTTAAGCTGCATACAATGAACCAAAATAGACAAACTGGTAATCACAACGGTCATCAGATAATATTCAATAATCCTGACAGCCCTAGATGTAAAGCACGTACCTTCTGAATGATCTCCGGAGTCATTCCCACCTGTTCACTGACCTCCATTGGCTCACCGCCCGCACCCTGAGGAACAAAGAATTGATCAATTCTTCTcatgaacatacacacacatctattaTACAAGATATCAGAAAGTAGAAACAGTCCAGTGTATTCATATCTTCTGCAGAAActctaaaaaatatattaaaaaaatcactaactACAGCAGCAGGCTGTGAGGCGGGAACAGCCTGAGGAGCAACCAATCCAGCTTGAGGTTTGAGTGTGGCCAAGGCTGTAGAGACaagaatgaaatgttaaatacagcaagacatggtttgtgtatatattacacacacacacacacacacacacacacacacacacacacacacacaatctctcaaaagtgagtacacccatcacatttctgcaacaaaaaacagtaaagcacagctggcagcacaaggggcgaactcacttttgtgagactGTATATATTACACGTCTTTTTCTACGCATACAGTGTTGACCATTGTTGTCCAATAAAGACCGTTGCAGCACAGTCCTAAGATCAGTGTGCTACTGTTTGTAGTGTAAATAACACTGACCGTTGAAGTTTGTAGAGGTTTGTtattaaagtaaaaagtaaagtgTACTCAAGCACACTGAATTTAGAAACTTTCTACCAGATTTCCCTTTTAAGTTCAAAGGTTCACAGGTCTTACCCTCTCTGGCAGCGGTGACCTCTTTGGTGAGACGAGCGATCACCCTGCAGGCGGCATCGTGTTGGTAGAGTGCATGAGACAATTCCTGACGCGTTGTCTGCAACTGCTGGCGCAGCGTGAAACTGTGCAGCATCACAGCATCCTAAGAGGGAGAATGTGTTAGTTTTTGgggaataaagaaaaaaataaataaataaaagacaaataCGAATTATTCTGACATTATCATATCCaatccccccccccacacacacaacgGAATTTCTAATTAGTAATGCCGTTGTGCTGATCAGGCCGcaatagaaatgaatgaatgaatgaataaatgaattaattaattaactaataaATAAAGGGCGGTCTTCTACctaaatgaccacagagcgccacaggacgtcattcttacctgtggccatcaaactctcacTCCTCCCTCACAAAGTgaggttcatctgtgcaaaactcaataccaaactgttcatgtgtgtaataataataataataataataataataactgtgtgcaaaaactcagagggacaataatttgaataatttgaactgccttataccagatgtttaatatttattatcagtcaccgccactttactgtatttataagtacttaaatcttgtctacatattgcaaattactctttatctttgttttaaattattaaagtgtttattcttttacagaaattgttgcaactgtaacaactgcaatttccctctgggatcactaaaggattctgattctgaatatCTTCAAGGGCAAAAAGACACCCTCACAACACAGGCAAACTAACCCAAGAGGGGCTACCGTCCATTTTCTAAAAGCCAAAGTAGCGTGGTGAGCTTCGTGACTTCGTTTAGGAGTTAAAGCCTGTGATTTCACATATTAACCACATGTCCAAAGGCCAGTTTCAGGCTGCGTTAACACTACagggctgaagtggcacaaagcTGTATTCACAAATCCGAACGGAGCCGCTTTCACATGTGGTCCCAGATCGGATACACATCGGATTCGTGGTCATgagaccttaatgtgacgctcagatcggaaacCGTGTTTTTTCCCCACcgcaccatcattcagcgttaccatggcaacagcgccgaacagacgttaaagcagctcatctcacctttttctccttcgtctggctctaataatgaagctgagagctgatcagactTAATGatctcgttctgctcgttagtttgtgctgatgatgcagtgattcagtcacgtgacgttactgagtaggaggagctcacgAGGGTCGTTTCAGGACGTCGGTTCGTTAAAATTAATATCAGATTTAAATCACTCGCCTAAACGAGAGTGAACCATctcggatttgagcaacgaggcttgtaatgtgaatgtagccttagCTGCTTATTCGGATTCGAACGCCATCCGTGACCAAATGAATCCTTTTAAGGTTTGTGAAAAAAGTTCTAGTTGCTGGAACACAGCCGATCAATCGCTCTGCCTGCTGCCAAGCTGAAGTTAAACGGAGGGCGGAGAAGAAAAAGCTGACGCATTTTCACCATTTGAAAAATCACACAGTCCTTTCCTCAAAACACTGGACATAAATCAACTCACCCACTCATCTTGCAGTGATTTCAGGATCGCAGGGATGCTGGTAGCAGAAGGCGGCTTAGGCCGAATTGGATGAGAGACTGTATATGGACAGAAAACAATAAGCAATCAATAATATCGTGACTCTTCCAGAAGAACTGAAGCCGAAATATCAGTCGTTTCTATTCGCATTCTCACCTTTGATATCGATGAGCTGCTCCTCAGACAGAGGCTGCCCGTTGATGGGGTCAGCTCCATTCTCGGCAATGTACTTTTCAATGAGACGACGTTCAAACACCTGATTGGACACTGGAGACACACACGGGTGCTCCGGCACCTCGTTTGAGACTGAGGACGACAGAGAAAAAGAATCTCattaaaaggggaaaaagacAAAACCTTCAGggaacattttacacagcaaagGCCAGAGAAACGTATAAGGCCGTAACACCTGGGGACTAGCCAGGCACGTGCAAGAGTAACCTAAAACCTGGGGGTTTGTCACCTGACCATGTAAAATAAACCTGATTACTACTTTGCCTGCTCTATTCCAGCAAGCAATGTTCTGAACTCCGTTCCTGAGAGAAGTCCCCATCGCCAtgaattttacttttattatttagtcGCTGCCTGGATCTAGGTGTGCGGTCCATATCATCTCTCTATCTTTGTCCCAGTAACCTTCTTTCCTGTCTTGCTTCTGCCCTCCTGCAGCCCATGGGTTCATCATAGCAGGTCAGACTAACTTAAGTAGAGCCACAAGGCAAAAACAAGatgtttctcaaccctggtcctggaggcccactgccctgcacatttttagtgcttttcctgctttaaccCAATAACGGACTGTTAATGAGCTGGATCAGTCGTTTTGGGAACAGacagaagaacccttcaagGTTCagagcagtgggcctccaggaccaaggTGGAGAAGAACCGAACCATAAGAGAACAGTGGGGAAAACTCGAGCTGCTCTCCCTGATGGGACCCTGGCTCCACGGCTACAATCCCGTCTTTGGTGAAAAAGACAGACGTGGATTCCGTCGATTCTGAGCTGATGAGCTCTGCAGTGTAACCCCCCGCACGCCGGCTGTGAATGAGCTGCTGCCACGCTGTTAGCCAGCGAGCTAATCTCACAGCCCAGCCACAAGCCAGCCGCTCCGAAAAGCCTAAACGCAGCGGAATCGCGCAGACGCGCGGCTCCGAGCGCGAAACTCCGCTCTGGAGCGGCTTTTCTGGAGCGCCAGCCGCGTTTAGCGGCTCCAGCCTCCACAGGGAGCCGCTAACAGCGCGGCTAACTCGGTTAGCCGCCTCGGACAAACGCCCCGACTTACTCGCGCAAACCAAAGACATGTTCGCTCCGCAGACGCGCCGCCGGATCAGCTCATGCACGGAGTCCCGGGGACAGAACCGGCCAGATTATCCGAAACGTAACGCGAGGTTTTTATTTATCCCGCGATCACAACATGCCCACTTTAGGCACGCGTTGGAAGTCGCTGCCGCTCAAAAGGCAGCGCGCTGCATTGTGGGATAGCAGGTCCTCCCAACGCTGCATGCGCTCTGTTAGCGCGTGAAGTTCGAGTAAAACTAAACAACTCGGGATATTTACGACATTTCAGGGCCGCAGTTACTGAAAATAGAAGACTTCGAGAATAAAGgcataatatttagagaaaaaataatatttagagaaaaaaaaatatttagagaaaaaagtcgtaatatttcgagaaaagaaaacatttcgAGAATAAAGTAATTTTTCgagaaaaaagtaatattttgtgAATAAAGTAATATTTCGAGAAAAGTCATTTTGAGAATCAAgtaatatttcgagaaaaaaagtcgtaatatttcgagaaaaaagtaatattgAGAAAAAGGTCAtaatatttcgagaataaaATCGTAATATTCGAGAATAAACTACTACCTCGAGAAAAAAATCGTAATACTTTGAGAAAAAACGTAATCGAGAAAAAAAGTAGAATCAAAATGTCATTAATACCAGGAGAAGTCAATATTGTGGCCAAAGTCTTTGTAAAGTGAAGCAGCGCCTCctggtgttaaatgaggggcgttgagttggtggagctgctCTTTCATATCGATTCCCCCCATAATgaaacactcagcctccccgtctctcctgctcatcagcaccagcctggtatcAGTGTAAGAACCGGCTGAAACAGCTGAGCAGGgaactgtttatctagaataaagagccggacggactcggaggaaaccgcctgtctgtgttgttgaaggagaatctcaggcagggtggtctacacggctatcgggggcttcatctccccccattcaaagagggcatgaagttccacagacagtgaggatgaagatcaaaatgatccacagagagacgggagtgagtggagctccggCGCCAGgacagcaaccgagaccccaacgCAAAcagcaatcaatcaatcaatcaatcaatcaatcaatcaatcaatcaatcaatcaatcaatcaatcaatcaacctttatttttgactcagaagtacattgagggcaaccctcattttcaatgtagccgagcatttacaaaaacagggattgacatgacaaagaaaataattacatttaatcattttaaattaaaagaaaattcaaaataacagtgaataaaagataaaagtagataaaaatagaacttgagatttaaatgataagaaattaagatcaaaagtagataagaaattagtaaggcaataatacaatatcacaaatttaaaaaagtaatgattaaaaataaaattagaggaaataaataaataaataaaaagagataaagaactaaggagaactaacacaaaaataaaacacgaataaatatgattaagtaaatcaggtgcaggctgtctgaaggtggttcgatattaaaagtttaaaatgactgagtgacgccagtgagccgagttttagtgtgtcctgtagtgaattccagctggtgctgtgactaaaagcagattttcccagttcagtaaaagctcttggtacctggcagctgatccagttactagagcgagtctgataattactgttatttgtattcatcagtgaagtgatgtattctggcgaatgaccggagagtgtcttataaataaaactcaaccagtgtgtttcccttcgtcccgttaaagagggccacccaactttcgcacacagctcacagtggtgagttctgtatGGATCTCCGgtgatgaacctcagggcagagCGATGcactgggtccagtaatttgagagagctggagggagcgtatttatagataacgtcgccatagtccagcactgatagtaaagctgcttcaactagtctttttctggcGTGTATGGAgaaacaggacttatgtctataaaaataacccagcttctgtTTACTGActggtttatttatgtgtggtttaaaacaagtttatcgtccagccatatgccaaggtatttatattccgtgactctctcaatagtggatcctgccaggatagtaatatttacagtaataaaatcagtattaaaagatctggaaaacagcaagaACTTAGTTTTCGTggcatttaaaacaaatttgtGCTTATATGACGAGTTCCTCCCATTACTTCTGATGTGGGACGCAGTGGCTAACGTGATCCAAAACATTCAACATGAGCACCTGATCTCACCCTGTGGCTGAATAATCAAATCCTCATGGCAATGAGGCCGttactgtacaaaaacacaaatcactACCCTTGATTTCATGAGAATTGTTGATTGAacaagtgtctacaaacttctGAATATTATTTTCATCAACACACAGCATGCATGAGgcttatgaaatattaaaacatctGGCAAACTCTTTGAAACGCAGACATATTGGTATATATTTGAGATTTATTGTGACAAACAAGGTGAAAAGTGGACTGTTCATGAGAAACCTCTACAAAATTCCTAAGCCACACAATCTGCTTATTTTAACCATAAAAAAATGGTGTGCACAAACAAACAGGTGACACTTTATACACTGACAGAAGGGCAAGCCATACAATTTGgaattgcagaaaaataaataaaggactaTTAATAAGTTTGTCGTTTTGTATAATTTCAGCGTTTTGTTTTCCCATCCAAGGCGGAGCAGTGTGCACCTAGAAGTCCCCTTCCTTCATGGTCACTGTAAAGGCTGCTTCAGTTCAAAGATTCCAGTTCCTCCTTTCACAACTTTCCCCACGACCAAGCAAGCAGAGGGCGAGTTCAACTTATCACAGGAGCCTGTATAACAAGAGAAAGAGGTTTTATACACCTTCGTATTTCTGCCAACGTTCtgcatattcatattttacatttacggcatttggctgatgttcttatccagagcgacttacaatttgatcatttttacacaggaaggcgaaaATAgcgttgggagtcttgcccaaggactcttattggtatagtgtagggtgtttaatgaggcagggactgaaccccagtctacagcatggaAGGCAGacgtgttacccactacactaacctaCCTGCCACCCACTCCACTCACCATCCATCTATATCAGTGCTTT
Proteins encoded in this region:
- the prpf19 gene encoding pre-mRNA-processing factor 19 gives rise to the protein MSLVCAISNEVPEHPCVSPVSNQVFERRLIEKYIAENGADPINGQPLSEEQLIDIKVSHPIRPKPPSATSIPAILKSLQDEWDAVMLHSFTLRQQLQTTRQELSHALYQHDAACRVIARLTKEVTAAREALATLKPQAGLVAPQAVPASQPAAVGAGGEPMEVSEQVGMTPEIIQKLQDKATVLTTERKKRGKTVPEELVRAEDLSKYRQVASHAGLHSASVPGILALDLCPSDTNKVLTGGADKNVVVFDRRDEQIVATLKGHTKKVTSVIYHPSQSVVFSASPDSTIRVWSISAGNCVQVVRAHEAGVTGLSLHATGDYLLSSSEDQYWAFSDVQTGRVLTKVTDETAGCALTCAQFHPDGLIFGTGTADSQIKIWDLKERTNVANFPGHSGPVTAIAFSENGYYLATGAQDSSLKLWDLRKLKNFKTITLDNNYEVKSLVFDQSGTYLAVGGSDIRVYICKQWSEVLNFTDHTGLVTGVAFGEHAQFLSSTGMDRSLKFYSL